Part of the Mytilus edulis chromosome 9, xbMytEdul2.2, whole genome shotgun sequence genome, ATGACCCATTCGGAGCCATAATTCCGTCTTCCTGAATTCGACTAGCTCTGATTCATTACCACTGCATTATACCCTCATTATACCAtcgtatttttactttttttatacgCGTTGGTAAAAGTGTACACCAAATGTGTATCTGTTATTGTAATGTCTGCAATATCATCTGAACTTTCTTGCCGGTTTGCCTTATGAGTATCGAGGTAAGACAAATTTGGACAATTGTTCATTATGAAGGTGATATTAAGCTACTAATAGTAATTTTATTCGCTCGAGTTTAAAATCATTAGAATCTTCGTTCAGATAGTACGTTTTCGCGTATACATGTAGCATCAAACTTTTGTGAAGAAAGTCTTTGCCTGCTGACGTCTCCATGAGCTGAATTATAAAACAATCGTTTAACAAAATTTTTGAAAGGCATCAAAGCACAAtcattgtttaaaatttaaaacattttttttttaattttcagactaCTGTGAAAAAAAATAGAACTTTGAAACACACAGTATCTACGTAGACTATGGATCATGGTTTTAAGAAAGCAGGAGATATTGGCTTATTGTGCAGCTGGTGTAGCTTTTCACATGATTGCATCTGCATTCAACTTTTATTatgtcaaagtttttataaaCCACTATCACATTGAAGAAACTTGGTTCCAGATCGCTCAAACCTTTCATATGATCTGGACGTCTGTCAGTAACCCGTTATTTGCTTACATACAAGATGGATCAAAGCTTAAAATCTCAAGAACAAGGCGGGAAAGCATACTGTATTGTGGTCCTCTGTTTGCCTTCTCATTTATCGTGCCTTGGTTTCCATGGGGAGACAGTTCATGGCTTGTTGGTCTACATTTgattataactttttttctttgGGATACAATGTTTACATTCATAGGATTAGCTGTATCTTCATTATTCACCGAGATTTCTCGGGATACCGAAGATAGAATAAAGTTAACTCGATATGCACAAATGGCTAGTATACTTGGTGGTCCAAGCGTTATGTTATTAGAATTTACCTCCGACAGTTTACACAATTTTAAAGCCTTCCAGATAACGTCCGTGTGTGTTGCAGTGTGTGCTTGTAGTTTATTTTACTACTCAGGACTTAATGCTCATACGGAATATGATGTTAAGAAATTAGAAAAATACGAACTTTCAAAGAACTCGCGTGTAAATGGTAAAAAGGAACCGTACACAAATCAAGTATGTCAGCTGTTTTATGACAGGAATTTCATAGCATTCATCGTATCAAATTTTTGTCATGCATTCCACAAAACGTTTCTAAATAGCTTCATTGCAATTGTTTGTGACCAGTTGATCTCAGAAGATGACGTGCCACTAAGTGTTCGAAAGTTGTTTTATGGTGGAATTTCATTAATGTCAACTGTAggttttaaatttgtatattcCTTAATGTTACGGGAAATGAATTTATGATATGATAATATTGGGTAaggtttttataatttaattgacAAAACTATACGTGCATAGTTCagtatgtatatgttgtgtacaaattgtaatgttgtacaaattataatttgtattgtaCAAGTTGTAAGTGTTTATGAACCGCAGAacacaaatggatgatgcaagcacacagtcttttgttttgcatatttcTGTTATATTTCTGTGACTTCATGATGCAGTCTTATATTgaacattgatacaaaaacatttaaagagCACTAAACGACTTTTTATGGATATGCATTGTGTAtcatgagaaaaataaaaatagaatttaaaccattcaggtgtTCTAATTTACAGTTTTAGGACAACGAAAAAAAGCATTAAAAGTTAGGTTGAAGTATATAGATTTGAATTTAAGCATTTAGCTGATAAATTTTAGAAGATAAACTTTTATCAGCTGGTGCAAAAAGTTctgtgtcaaaaaacttataacttgtacaaaaaccctgtacaaattataatttgtacaaacttacatcttgtacacaacatatatattgcTTAACTGCTCAgaattttttcaattatttttcataAAGAACGAAAGAATAAATCTAAATCAAcgaatcaatcaataaatcaatcagtGTTTTACCATTAAGAATTAAGGAACTGTATTTCAAATGTGACTTTTTTTCCAGCTGGTTATAATCCTAGTAACAACATTTGTCTCCAGATATTCCTACTATTATGTGATCAGGTCTGCATTTGTTTATATCGTTTTTGCTGGAGTTGTAATGCTGCATATAGGACAAGATCATCCCTGGTGTCTGATGGTATTCCTGTTAGCTGATAAGTATGctataattttgtttcatttctttttatacttttatgGAATATTTAATAAATGAGTATATTGCAGAAGACATTTGATAGGACACAACAAACATTGAGAGTGTTATGAAGGATACATATAATATCATGGCTTATCCGAGATTCCGAGTCATGACGCATGTTTCTGTTATAACCTCCATCAGGTGCGCCTAAGATCAAACTAAGTGTAGCCAAAATATTAGAAAGTTCAGAGCACAAAATCGAAACGGCTTTTTTTTTCGAATGTGCAAAATCCTTTTATGTCGGGTTTTtcttggaaaaaaataattgtattcgcAGTAGATTACTTATACTTATAGGCTaagctgatatttaaagaaaattgcGCATATGTAATAAGCATTATCCTCAAATAAGCCATCGATCCAAAGGAGACCAGCAGTAACGAATCGGAGAAAGATTTTTTGTTACGATCAACAAAGGTTAACCTAACACTATATGAGAAGTCTTCAGAAAGTCCCGGGAACACCTGGGCCGCAATCAAACTATACCAACCATTGCAAAAACTAAGCTGCAATCCTAAGGCTTTGACTTATTTATTTAGCAGATAATGAAACAGTCGTCTTCTATTCTTATATACCCAATGTGCTTACTCGACTTTTTTTGGGGTAAAATAAATTGTAGACTTGGATATTTCATGTTACCGCTTGAATGTATTTTTGAGATGATTTATGTTAATTTTTAGCTGTGCATCAGGAGCTACATTTTCCCTATTCAACATGCCTCTAGCTGATATTGCAGATGATAACAAAAGCAAATACAATAGGAAGTAAGTGTAACATAaaggatatttttatttattgctgGTGGCATCTGGCATTATGTGATTGGGATAATGTTTTCATTGTAAGTTTATAACGATAGTGAAATCTTATGATCAATTTCTTGTGTTATATTATCTTAACAAtccacttaaaaaaaataatcaaaaagacCGAGCTCCAATGTAAATTTAAATAGGGGGAAGTCTATGAATAgtaacaaaatcaaacgttatcaaccAAGGGAAGTCTTATTCCTAACTTGATACAGACATTATCCGATGGAAATGgtcgattattttttttagggtttatagctagctaaacctcccacttgtatgacagtttaaTATAGTTTCGGTTATATTGACAAACTTGGATGTTGTGTTATTCGATTGATTAAGATTAAAAGCGGGAGGCTTGTGATAACAAACAATAGTGTAAACCACTCGTATGATATTGTTGCCCTCCAAAGTCAAGAACCTCTTCGGTCGTGTCTAGTTATAtctcgtttttatatataaaaaagaaggtgaggtatgattgccaatgagacaactcttcacaagagaccaaaatgacacataaattaacaactttgtTCTTTAAACAATTTAACCTCATTTTAGATTTGATCTGGTAAATTTTACTCAAAGTTGTTCTATACTATTGAAAAGATGATTTATTTactagttgtaattggctttaaACTAGTTTTCGGTTATAGCGAGTACTCTTAGTTTGGTGCTTTGTATCTATTGCTTTTATGTGAGCTGATTTTGTTGCTTCATACTATTAAATCTATTGATTTCAGCTATctgcaactgatttttatacgaccgcaaacaattttttttgctATCTtaattggtatcacgtcgtcgtcgtcgacgaccgaagacatttggttttcgcacaaaaactttagtataagtaaatataaatctatgaaatttaaactcaaggtttatgaccacaaaaggaaggttgggattgattttcggagttttggtcccgacagttaaggaattagggaccaaatgGGTACGAAATTAacctttgtttgatttcatcaaaaattgaattattgagattctttgatatgccgaatcttaccgtgtatttagatttaaATGTTTGGTCCTATTTTAAAattagtctacattaaggtccaaagggtccaaaattaaacttagtttgattttaacaaaaaaaaaaattcttgggattctttgatatgctgaatctgaacatgtactttgatttttgattatgggccaagttttcaaattggtccaaatcggggtccacaattaaactttgtttgattttaacaaatattgaatacatttgtatatggGGTTCTGTGATATGCCGAATcttaacatgtatttagatttttgatattttggcccctttatcaaattggtccacattgaggtctaaagggtccaacattgaaatttatttgatttcataaaaaattgaattctatgggcttttttttaaaatatgctgaatctaaccatgtatttagattctgGATATTGGACTATAAAAGGTAAATGttcaatttaaatttttcaagttcttagaccacattcattctgtgtcagaaacctattctgtgtcaactatttaatcacaatccaaattcatagcagtatcaagcttgaatgttgtgtccatacttgccccaactattcagggttcgacctctgcggtcgtatcaagctgcgccctgtggatcATTTTATTACAGTTTCTTCTTGTGTTATGCTGTTATACCACTCTGCCAGGTTTGGGGTGTGTTGAGtgctcaaaaacatgtttaaccccttaTGTGCATGTCCCAAAGTCATACACCTCGTCAATTGTGTTTTGTCTAatcatgttatgtttttttttttgttttttttttaaatatttggagATTTGGTGAAGATAtagcatattattttaaaatagtttatgtTCAATTTAGATAATTACTACAGCAATAATCGTCTAACATTTTGTTGAAAACTACAACTGTTTCTATTCGTCAATTTAGTCTGCGTCTTCATTTTTTGTCAGCTCAtatattttggtgattttttttcaaaatatttgatagTCTCTCCTGTTTACTCCTTTTGGAACGATTTCAATATTTCATCAAGTGATGTTAAGTACAGACTTATTGTTGAAGGTAGTATAACTACCCAaagatattggttttttttttattcctgtgACGTTAAAAGAGTAATTCTTCTTGTTGGTAAGTATAATCCTTAATAGTATATTAAAATTTGCACAGTACTCAAAGAATTTGTAAACACACTTCCCCCGATGATAGAATATACAAAATCGCGTGCATTTCCCATGAAACATGTATTAAGTCGTCAAAAATCCATTATtatctgtttttttcatatttttcagacAACCTATATCGTCCACTGTATTTGGAATAAGTGCATTGTTGTCAAAACCAGCCTTGTCATTGTCACCAATGGTTACTGTCTCAATATTAAATCATTACGGATATAGTGAATTAAAAAACAACACAGTAGAAGCTTCACATGAATTGAAACATGCCATGTTCCTGCTTATATGTCTGTATCCAATAGCTATAGGGATAGTGCAACTCATTGCCTGGTCTTTCTTTGATATCAAACAGaaaacagtacaaataaatgtcttataaatatttgtcatatttcttttctttattttcattcttttcaAAAGTTATTGATCTTTGTAAAATCAACATCTTCCTTGGGCACATTAAAAGATActttttcggtacttatacatcttcagatttcaaatgtttggctttgagcgttcctgatgaaggtaactccagaaaagcgcttcggacgcaataaattattaaacgtgttgttttatattttgggAAGCGATAATTTCTTAAATTAAGTTTCGATAATAAGTTTGACTAGGAAAGTGGAAGAAATTGTCTCAAGTAAACTGCACTATTAAAGACTAATAAACTGTCCAAAACATACGAAAAAGAAAATAGTAATAAATCGATACCAGGTTTGTGAAGTATAAAAAAGACGTGTCGGATTAGAAAATCCTATGGTTGAGATGATAGTGGACGGATATCATCACTGTGGCCttgaaataatcatttaaaagagGGAACGACGACATGGTTAATAAATtggttcatttttcatttattaatttaaagttaGTTTATTCATCTGTAACGATACACACCGTAACATGAAATTGATGTTTAATGTGTATATATCCAATAAACCAGGATACAAAGCCAATGCActtgtattttgtatttacacgGATATGCGGCTAAggtaacaattttattaaaataatatgatgTCAAAATAACATTTAGTGTGGAAGTATTCATGCCTGATCTTTCAACTATATAGGTTTGTAGAATTTCTttcttcatttgtcacttaaatgtataaaaaaagccACGCAACAGTAAACTTGTGACCCTTCTGAGTTGCACACATATATACACTGAGGGAAGAAGAAAAACTTTTTCAAAGATAACAggttttcagtggcggatcctggggaagggggggggggggtttcggaaccccctttttttggacgatcaatgcatttgaatgggaacatgtaGATTGACCCCCCCCTTTATTCTGGGTTAGGACGCCCGTCAGACGCCCGTCAGACGCCCGTGTCTACTACATAAGGCTCTTCAGTCGCCTTCATATTAAAACAGTTGAAATAATaacccccaaaaaaatcaaaaaatgatgAGCATTGAACTTCAAGTGTTGCAAATTCTAGCTACGGATATTTTTGTAATGGGGAAGCAAACCTTAATGTTGAgaaaaatattgacattttatGAACAGTATGTTTAACCAGAAATGATTGCACCAATGCTATTTGTTTACAGTGTTGACCGCAAATGACAGCCCCTAGGACGTTGTCTATCACATCGATTGGTGGTTGTACTTGTAAACACCTGACAAAGATATCATGcttaaaatttactttaaagtcagaaattattgtgtgtgTTTCAGTGGTGTGTTTGTTATTACAATAtttgaagaatggacaaaaatgctAGAGTAATTATTGTGATTTCATAAACATGCATCAGATATCACAATGCGAGTTCTTATCATTGCGGTAACGTCACCAagtcacattattcgcattaATATAAACCTCACAATAGTTTCTAGATTTAAAGTTGTTTGAATTAGAAATTTACAAACGATATAACATTACTAAAAATTGCTAAAGCCATTGTCTTTTAATAGTAAGAAAAGCATATTCATCATTATTACTGGTGCTTATAATGAGTGTAAAAAAGTGACAATGGTAGGTAgttatacagtggcggatccagaacttatcctaaggggggcccgctgactgacctaaaaggggggggggggggggggcgctccagtcatgcttcaatgattccttatataatgtaagatttgaaatattcaaatttgaaatataagtttattattaattaattgtttaactaacgtattcatttatttttgtaagaaTACGAAACTcagtttttactatttatttatgaaagcgCTAATGTAACGTTGCGCTATTTTGAACAACACATTTTCCCGTTTCTGTTTTGTGACGTTACGCCTTTGACGTGCGCTTCGTCGTCTAGACTTTATTTGATTACATACGGATGCACATTGTTTTTTATTAGACAGATTATAGTTGGTAAGAAACTTTTTATGTATACTATCTTTTTATTACATCAAAACTTATTTAAAGAGAGAAAACATTGTATACTATTTATTAGAAATATGCgtaacttttaattattattttaaacgtaATTTAACTTACGAGAGAACTTATGATACATGAatgaaatggtttttattgtttgtttagtttAATGTGAATACTTAAACATGTATCTTATTATAATTTGTGTACTTTTACTTATgtgaaattattctttatttgtagAGAATCGATTGTTAGCGACCATatgattttatgaataaaagataGATACATGGTGCAAACTAACTCGCATACTCATCTCTTCGCCCTTAAGTTAAACTTTATGTGATTCGTACAATTCTCAACTCTGGAGACAATTATTAAGTTCTGGAGGAGATTCTAAAATTGTGCCGATTTTTTACTATTTGGTTAAAAAATGGCTACCGATAGACGGAATGAAGACTGTCTGGACTTCGGTGATGTAAAACGGACTCGTAGTACGAATTTAGCGCAGCTTACTAAATTGTACAAAGAATTGAACATTTGCCTTGCTAGATGACGGAGCAGATAAAACTTTATGTGATGAACGAttacttcagaaattaaatatAGCCAGCAAGCCGGTCACTTTCGAGATGTCTACTGTTAGCTCTTCTGGTAGTACAATTCACGGTCAAGAAGTTGACTTACAAGTAAAAGCTATTGACGGAAATGATAACGTGTCGTTAAAAAAGGTCTGGTCAGTTAAGAAGCTTCCAATTTCTGCTCGATCTGCCGCAGAAaatgtagatataagaaaattGCCGTATTTGGCCGATATACAGATACCCTCTACTGATTTAACCGAGGTCATGTTGTTAATTGGTACAGATTCACCTAACGCTCACATTCCGTTAGAAGTAAGGTCCGGTAACGAAAACCAACCATATGCAATTCGCTCACGCCTCGGATGGGCTATTCGGGGAGCCCGTGGTCCTATTGAAGATACGCATGCGTCAAACGTTATAAATGTACATTTTGAGGAGGCAAGGGATGTTTTGTTGCAGCGACAATTAGAACGGATGTGGACCTCTGATTTTGATGATAGAGCACGAGAAGACAAGAATGGCTTGTCTATAGAGGATAAAGAGGCTATGAAAATGATGGAATCATCTATAACGCAGGAAGATGGCCATTTCAAGCTCGGACTACCTTGGCGCGATAGAGAGACCACGCTACCTAATAACATGGTTCTTGCACATGCCCGCTTACAACAATTGAAACGCAAATTGTCAAGTAATGAGACGTTACATAAAATGTATACGACAACTGTCAATGATTACATAGAAAAGGGATATGCCAAGGAGGTGACTAATATTGAGTCTAAATCAAAACGTGTTTGGTATTTACCTCATCACCcaataacaaatgaaaataaacctGGAAAAGTTCGTGTAGTATTTGACTGCGCATCGAAGTATCAAGGAATTTCACTTAACAGCCAACTCCTACAGGGGCCCGATTTAATGAATAGTTTAGTAGGTGTAATTATCAGGTTCAGACAAGACAAAGTAGCTCTAGCTGCCGATATTGAAGCCATGTTTCATCAGGTACGTGTTCGAGAAGACGACTGTGATGCGTTGCGGTTTTTATGGTGGCCTAACGGGAATTTAGATCAGAAACCTAAAATTTATTGTATGAACGTTCACTTGTTTGGGGCTACATCGTCGCCAAGTTGTACTGCATATGCACTTAAACGTACGGCAAGAGATTATGCACATTTATTTGACCAAGAAGTTGCGCTAACTGTAGAAAGAAATTTCTACGTCGACGACTGCCTGAAATCTGTACCATCAGAGCAACAAGCTATTAAACTTGCTACAGACCTGCAATCAATGATGAAAATGGGTGGTTTCCGACTTACAAAATGGCTCAGTAACAGAAGAAATGTTTTGAATGCAATACCAGAATCAGAACGCGCTTCATCTGTAGTCAGTCTTGGACCTAGTGATATGTTGCCAAGTGACAAAGCCTTAGGCGTTATTTGGGATGTGAATGAagacaaaatcaaatttaaagtaaaactaTCAGACAAACCTCTGACAAGGCGTGGTATACACCAATCGTTAGCTCCATATTTGACCCTCTTGGACTGGTTTCTCCAGTTACACTTAGAGCAAAAGCTATTGTACAGCACTTATGCAAAGAGAAGTTTGGGTGGGATGAACAAATTCCACAAGAGTACCATGATAAATGGAAACGTTGGGTGAAGAACTTGCCATGTTTAGAAAATT contains:
- the LOC139488069 gene encoding transmembrane protein 180-like, with translation MVLRKQEILAYCAAGVAFHMIASAFNFYYVKVFINHYHIEETWFQIAQTFHMIWTSVSNPLFAYIQDGSKLKISRTRRESILYCGPLFAFSFIVPWFPWGDSSWLVGLHLIITFFLWDTMFTFIGLAVSSLFTEISRDTEDRIKLTRYAQMASILGGPSVMLLEFTSDSLHNFKAFQITSVCVAVCACSLFYYSGLNAHTEYDVKKLEKYELSKNSRVNGKKEPYTNQVCQLFYDRNFIAFIVSNFCHAFHKTFLNSFIAIVCDQLISEDDVPLSVRKLFYGGISLMSTLVIILVTTFVSRYSYYYVIRSAFVYIVFAGVVMLHIGQDHPWCLMVFLLADNCASGATFSLFNMPLADIADDNKSKYNRKQPISSTVFGISALLSKPALSLSPMVTVSILNHYGYSELKNNTVEASHELKHAMFLLICLYPIAIGIVQLIAWSFFDIKQKTVQINVL
- the LOC139488066 gene encoding uncharacterized protein, whose translation is MSTVSSSGSTIHGQEVDLQVKAIDGNDNVSLKKVWSVKKLPISARSAAENVDIRKLPYLADIQIPSTDLTEVMLLIGTDSPNAHIPLEVRSGNENQPYAIRSRLGWAIRGARGPIEDTHASNVINVHFEEARDVLLQRQLERMWTSDFDDRAREDKNGLSIEDKEAMKMMESSITQEDGHFKLGLPWRDRETTLPNNMVLAHARLQQLKRKLSSNETLHKMYTTTVNDYIEKGYAKEVTNIESKSKRVWYLPHHPITNENKPGKVRVVFDCASKYQGISLNSQLLQGPDLMNSLVGVIIRFRQDKVALAADIEAMFHQVRVREDDCDALRFLWWPNGNLDQKPKIYCMNVHLFGATSSPSCTAYALKRTARDYAHLFDQEVALTVERNFYVDDCLKSVPSEQQAIKLATDLQSMMKMGGFRLTKWLSNRRNVLNAIPESERASSVVSLGPSDMLPSDKALGVIWDVNEDKIKFKVKLSDKPLTRRGIHQSLAPYLTLLDWFLQLHLEQKLLYSTYAKRSLGGMNKFHKSTMINGNVG